A portion of the Syngnathoides biaculeatus isolate LvHL_M chromosome 7, ASM1980259v1, whole genome shotgun sequence genome contains these proteins:
- the LOC133503172 gene encoding gamma-interferon-inducible lysosomal thiol reductase-like, whose translation MTLSGLLAAAYVLVLLCSVRGNSAWSHPAKSCGYPPSQWCRSLEIALECKVQKQCMELAAIRPQEAAPPVSVTLYYESLCPACRLFITQQLFPTWILLRDIMKVTLVPYGNAKELVSGNTTFSCQHGETECRGNMIEACILHLSAHTGFQTIYCMESAADVLGAAQPCLQMHAPTISWLSVDSCVSGGLGRRLMHANAVMTRALSPPHTHVPWVTFNGEFTEEYEDKAMSSLSHLVCQLYKGVKPPACNGVPVRLDRGFC comes from the exons ATGACACTTTCGGGTCTCCTCGCAGCAGCTTACGTGCTCGTCCTCCTCTGCAGTGTCCGGGGTAACTCAGCCTGGTCTCACCCGGCAAAGTCGTGCGGTTACCCTCCATCGCAGTGGTGTCGCTCCCTGGAGATTGCGCTTGAATGCAAA GTGCAGAAGCAGTGCATGGAACTCGCCGCCATCCGTCCACAGGAGGCTGCCCCCCCTGTGTCTGTTACACTGTACTACGAGAGTCTGTGTCCAGCCTGCAGATTGTTCATCACTCAGCAGCTCTTTCCCACCTGGATCTTACTGCGGGACATCATGAAGGTCACACTGGTGCCGTATGGCAACGCTAAG gagCTGGTCTCGGGTAATACGACCTTCAGCTGTCAGCACGGGGAGACGGAATGCCGCGGGAACATGATTGAG GCCTGCATCCTCCACTTGTCTGCTCACACTGGTTTTCAGACCATCTACTGCATGGAATCGGCAGCGGATGTCCTCGGTGCGGCCCAGCCA TGTCTTCAGATGCACGCCCCCACCATCTCCTGGCTCAGCGTTGACTCTTGTGTCAGTGGCGGTTTGGGCCGAAGACTCATGCATGCCAACGCGGTCATGACCAGAGCATTGAGCCCCCCTCACACGCACGTCCCATGGGTCACCTTCAATGGG GAATTCACAGAGGAATATGAAGATAAGGCCATGTCGTCCCTCTCCCATTTGGTTTGCCAGCTTTAT